The following coding sequences are from one Humulus lupulus chromosome X, drHumLupu1.1, whole genome shotgun sequence window:
- the LOC133805647 gene encoding uncharacterized protein LOC133805647 — MSTLFWNYRGLGTPWTTQFLQELVLRKRPNFIFLCEILCKQVKVDRLKRLLGFEGLVVVDSRGHSGGLAFIWRKQEEAQLLSFSQNHIDMLLSPKDSATYRVSGFYGEPDRSKRHITWDLMRTLTQQSSYPWCILGDMNNILRPNEKRGGRPYPRWLIDGFSQAIWDCGLVDLELSGYPYTWERGRGSENWVEVRLDRALASSSWLNLFPNFILLNTEVSTSDHCPLLLDPSPIQHFQRIKSFRFENAWLREPMCKLIVEDTWAMNVGGSIFEKLDACSKTLEVWGNDITGNFFRRIGLCRERLRSLKGRNDPTSLRQYHEASTNLFEALTQKEVFWKQRSKQVWLREGDQNSKYFHASARARRRSNRIISLCNEQGMSIGWADGLQDLIVDYFQHLFTPSASDWGPVVDILTPRLSVEQNATLLASVDEDEVKAALFQMHPDKSPGPDGMSPGFYQKFWNILGHDVVKQVQEIWRLGRLDDKLSLTNIVLIPKKKSPKTMLDLRPISLCNVLYKVASKVLANRLKQVIDRIISETQSAFIPGRLITDNVMISYEIMHYLKRKRQGKDGFMAIKLDMSKAYDRVEWGYLQAVLGRLGFDEKLVAMIMACVSSVRYQICHGGRVFGNITPGRGLRQGDPLSPYLFIICTEGFSALLQRYERLRFLSGVQVARGAPKISHMFFADDSYIFCKAKFEEASHVLDLLHSFEQASGQKVNFEKSSIFFSHNTDVSVRDMICGEMGIHEADEESTYLGLPNIMGRKKSVLLGYLKSRIQQRIERWEGRFLSKAGKEILLKNVAQALPNYAMSVFLLPLELSRDLERRMCKYWWQSSSSKKGIHWLSWKRLCTPKALGGLGFRDFRQFNIALLGKQAWRLVKFPHSLVSRVYQTRYYPHSTFFSAKLGGSPSFIWRSILEAQSLIQRGAGIRVGSGHSVMVTSDPWLPDSNNPFVTSDHVALEGKRVFQLMLADRNEWDVDLLRDLFPERDVDLIFNIPICRDDVDSWYWRYDNLGIYTVKSAYSLLQGSASDSETSANSGFWRRLWHLKIPPKAKNFLWQAAKECLPTRVQLQTRHVLVDPLCPFCQTEQETIGHVLVSCDFSGLCWRQAGLAISTMITGSFSEWLSAQFARFSGDQRADIAMICWALWHCRNQLVWQQKHLSPSDVLLLARTTLSQWVGAQDRAVNLSLGLLIPTDGAVKWSLPKEGFMKINTDAGLFESLNCFSFSCVARDHRGLFCEARVSCRRGMVSPEVAEVLGIKEALSWVKNANWDHVEIESDSMVAVQAIRSSVDMCSYFGRLVRECRQFLIDLKPKDVSVTFIRRSANALAHCLAKATSIVSDRVLEVFDTSVDFQTLLLNDLI, encoded by the coding sequence ATGAGTACCTTGTTTTGGAATTACCGCGGTCTTGGGACTCCGTGGACTACTCAATTCCTCCAGGAGCTTGTCCTCCGCAAGCGtcccaattttatttttttgtgcgAAATTTTGTGTAAACAAGTGAAAGTTGATAGGTTGAAAAGATTGTTGGGCTTTGAGGGTTTGGTGGTGGTGGACTCTAGGGGTCACAGTGGGGGCCTTGCTTTCATTTGGAGGAAACAAGAGGAAGCCCAGTTACTATCCTTTAGTCAGAATCACATTGATATGCTTCTCTCTCCAAAGGACTCAGCTACTTATCGTGTATCAGGTTTCTACGGTGAGCCAGACAGATCTAAACGCCATATTACCTGGGATCTCATGCGTACCCTCACTCAGCAATCTTCTTATCCTTGGTGCATTCTTGGTGATATGAATAACATTCTTAGGCCGAATGAGAAGCGAGGAGGTCGCCCATATCCTCGCTGGTTGATTGATGGCTTCTCCCAGGCAATTTGGGACTGTGGTTTGGTGGATTTGGAGCTAAGTGGTTACCCTTATACTTGGGAGCGTGGTAGGGGTTCGGAGAATTGGGTGGAGGTAAGGCTGGACAGGGCTTTAGCTTCTTCTTCCTGGCTGAATTTGTTTCcaaattttattcttttgaatACCGAAGTGTCAACTTCGGACCATTGCCCCTTGTTGCTTGATCCGTCTCCTATCCAGCATTTTCAACGCATTAAGTCCTTTAGATTTGAAAATGCATGGCTCCGGGAGCCTATGTGCAAGCTTATTGTTGAAGATACTTGGGCTATGAACGTTGGAGGCTCCATTTTTGAGAAGCTAGATGCCTGTTCGAAGACTCTTGAAGTGTGGGGTAATGATATTACAGGGAATTTTTTTCGCCGTATTGGCCTTTGTCGTGAGCGGCTTCGGTCTTTGAAAGGTCGTAATGACCCTACTTCTTTACGGCAATACCATGAGGCAAGCACTAATCTGTTTGAGGCTCTTACGCAGAAAGAGGTGTTTTGGAAGCAACGTTCTAAGCAGGTGTGGCTCAGAGAAGGCGACCAAAACTCGAAATACTTTCATGCATCTGCACGTGCTCGTCGTCGCTCAAATCGCATAATTTCCCTCTGTAATGAGCAAGGTATGTCGATTGGATGGGCTGATGGTCTTCAGGATCTCATAGTTGATTATTTTCAGCATTTGTTTACGCCGTCAGCTTCGGATTGGGGACCAGTTGTTGATATTTTGACCCCCAGGCTTTCGGTTGAGCAGAATGCCACGTTGCTGGCTTCGGTTGATGAAGATGAGGTTAAGGCAGCCTTATTTCAGATGCACCCTGATAAATCACCTGGCCCTGACGGCATGAGTCCAGGCTTTTATCAGAAATTCTGGAATATTTTGGGTCATGATGTTGTTAAGCAGGTTCAGGAGATTTGGCGTCTGGGACGATTGGATGATAAACTTAGTTTAACCAACATTGTGCTTATCCCGAAGAAGAAATCCCCAAAAACAATGCTGGATCTACGCCCCATATCTTTATGTAATGTATTGTACAAAGTTGCCTCCAAGGTTCTTGCGAATAGGTTGAAACAGGTGATTGATCGGATTATTTCTGAAACTCAAAGTGCTTTTATCCCTGGTAGGCTGATTACGGATAACGTCATGATTTCGTATGAGATTATGCATTACTTGAAGCGTAAGAGACAGGGGAAGGATGGGTTTATGGCCATTAAGCTGGATATGAGTAAGGCGTATGATAGGGTGGAATGGGGTTATCTACAGGCTGTTCTGGGCCGTCTGGGGTTCGATGAGAAGCTGGTGGCTATGATTATGGCATGTGTGAGCTCGGTTCGCTATCAAATTTGTCATGGTGGTCGAGTTTTTGGTAATATTACCCCGGGTCGTGGATTGCGTCAAGGGGATCCACTATctccttatctttttattatttgtaCCGAGGGTTTTTCGGCACTCCTTCAAAGGTATGAACGGTTGCGTTTCCTCAGTGGTGTCCAGGTGGCGAGGGGTGCGCCCAAAATATCCCACATGTTTTTCGCGGATGATAGTTATATTTTTTGTAAGGCGAAGTTCGAAGAGGCGTCCCATGTGCTTGACCTCCTTCATTCCTTTGAGCAAGCATCTGGCCAGAAGGTTAACTTTGAGAAATCCAGCATCTTTTTTAGCCACAATACTGATGTTTCTGTTAGAGATATGATATGTGGGGAAATGGGAATTCATGAGGCTGATGAGGAGTCTACGTATCTTGGGCTTCCTAATATTATGGGCAGGAAGAAGTCAGTTCTTTTGGGGTACCTAAAGTCTAGGATTCAGCAAAGAATCGAGAGGTGGGAGGGCCGTTTTTTGTCTAAGGCGGGAAAGGAGATTCTTCTCAAGAACGTGGCCCAAGCATTGCCTAATTATGCGATGAGTGTCTTCCTTCTTCCACTTGAGCTTAGTCGTGATCTTGAGAGGCGGATGTGTAAGTATTGGTGGCAATCTTCTTCGTCAAAGAAGGGTATTCACTGGTTGAGTTGGAAGCGGTTGTGTACTCCAAAAGCTTTGGGAGGTTTGGGATTTCGGGATTTCCGTCAGTTTAACATCGCTCTTCTTGGGAAGCAGGCGTGGCGTTTGGTTAAGTTTCCTCATTCTTTGGTAAGTCGGGTGTATCAGACCCGTTATTACCCTCATTCAACCTTCTTCTCGGCCAAGTTAGGTGGAAGCCCGAGCTTTATTTGGCGTAGCATTCTCGAGGCTCAAAGCCTTATTCAGCGTGGGGCGGGAATTCGTGTGGGGTCAGGGCATTCGGTGATGGTAACTTCGGACCCTTGGCTTCCTGATTCTAATAACCCGTTTGTGACTTCTGACCATGTGGCTTTGGAGGGTAAAAGGGTTTTCCAGCTCATGCTTGCGGATCGTAATGAATGGGATGTTGATCTTCTAAGGGACCTCTTCCCGGAGAGGGATGTGGATTTGATTTTCAACATTCCTATTTGTAGAGATGATGTGGACTCGTGGTATTGGCGTTATGACAATCTCGGAATTTATACAGTCAAAAGTGCTTATTCTCTTCTGCAAGGTTCTGCTTCAGATTCGGAGACTAGTGCAAATTCTGGGTTCTGGAGACGATTGTGGCATCTTAAAATTCCTCCCAAAGCGAAGAATTTCTTGTGGCAAGCTGCTAAGGAGTGCCTTCCAACTAGGGTCCAACTTCAAACAAGGCACGTCCTAGTCGACCCATTATGCCCTTTTTGTCAAACGGAGCAGGAGACAATTGGTCATGTGCTGGTTTCGTGCGATTTTTCTGGGCTGTGTTGGCGTCAGGCAGGCTTGGCGATTTCCACTATGATCACAGGTTCTTTTTCGGAGTGGCTGTCTGCTCAATTTGCTAGATTCTCTGGTGACCAACGAGCTGATATTGCAATGATATGCTGGGCTTTGTGGCATTGCCGTAACCAACTGGTATGGCAGCAAAAGCATCTTTCTCCTTCGGATGTACTGCTGTTGGCTCGCACAACTTTGTCCCAATGGGTCGGCGCCCAAGATCGAGCTGTCAACTTGTCCCTGGGTCTACTTATTCCCACTGATGGGGCGGTGAAGTGGAGCTTGCCTAAGGAGGGGTTTATGAAAATCAATACAGATGCTGGCTTGTTCGAGTCCCTTAATTGTTTTAGCTTCTCTTGCGTGGCCAGGGATCATAGGGGTCTGTTTTGCGAGGCAAGGGTCAGTTGTCGCAGAGGTATGGTCTCTCCTGAGGTGGCAGAGGTTCTTGGCATCAAGGAGGCGCTGAGTTGGGTAAAGAATGCGAATTGGGATCATGTGGAAATTGAATCTGACTCTATGGTGGCTGTCCAGGCTATTAGGAGTTCGGTGGATATGTGTTCCTATTTTGGCCGCCTTGTGCGTGAATGCAGACAATTCCTTATTGATCTAAAACCCAAAGATGTCTCAGTTACATTTATTAGGCGATCTGCAAATGCTTTGGCTCATTGTCTTGCAAAAGCTACAAGCATTGTCTCTGATCGTGTATTGGAAGTTTTTGATACTTCTGTTGATTTCCAAACATTGTTATTGAATGATTTGATTTAA
- the LOC133803826 gene encoding gibberellin 2-beta-dioxygenase 8 yields MAEDNTTKGSSSSPSNSSSYPPPFRQLVVDSAESEQVNSEVDSDSLVPVLDYNVVNYGDGSDGGGGLGEACRDWGIFRLVNHGVPPTLLSQLHGLAKQLFSLPFETKQAILTSPLSYFWGTPVLSPSGVALSVIGSQNTNWVEGLNVPLSQLSQIQAQDHPILNSFRILLEEYGKHLGRLARSIFENMAKNLNLDTSESGSKLSEPSGFIRVYRYPPYSESNEDHPAWGMDVHTDSSVLSILSQDRVGGLQVLKNDQWFTVKPISNTLIVNLGDMMQAISNDEYKSVKHRVKVNQYRERVSICYFVFPGEGSVIRSSNYKPFTYSDFQKQVQQDVKALGYKVGLDRFKLLSTAITEAC; encoded by the exons ATGGCTGAAGATAACACAACAAAGggctcatcatcatcaccatccaACTCTTCTTCGTACCCTCCACCGTTTCGCCAACTAGTGGTCGACTCGGCCGAGTCGGAGCAAGTGAACTCGGAGGTTGACTCGGACTCTTTAGTACCTGTCCTTGACTACAACGTTGTTAATTATGGTGATGGtagtgatggtggtggtggtctTGGTGAGGCTTGTAGGGATTGGGGTATATTTCGTTTGGTCAACCATGGGGTTCCTCCTACCCTTTTGAGCCAACTTCATGGCCTTGCCAAACAGCTATTTTCTCTCCCTTTTGAAACCAAACAGGCTATATTGACTAGCCCCTTATCTTATTTCTGGGGTACGCCTGTTCTATCCCCATCAGGGGTAGCTTTATCCGTTATAGGTTCTCAAAATACTAATTGGGTTGAAGGTCTCAATGTCCCTCTCTCTCAACTCTCTCAAATCCAAGCTCAAGATCATCCTATCCTTAATTCTTTCAG AATTTTGCTGGAAGAATATGGAAAGCACCTAGGAAGGTTGGCGAGATCCATATTCGAAAACATGGCAAAGAATCTCAACTTGGATACATCCGAATCCGGATCCAAATTATCCGAACCGAGCGGGTTCATTCGGGTCTACCGGTATCCACCATACTCCGAATCCAACGAAGACCACCCTGCATGGGGCATGGACGTCCACACAGACAGCTCAGTCTTATCCATACTGAGTCAAGACCGAGTCGGTGGACTTCAAGTCCTCAAAAACGACCAGTGGTTTACGGTCAAACCCATCTCCAACACTCTGATAGTCAACCTTGGAGACATGATGCAG GCGATTAGTAACGACGAGTACAAGAGTGTGAAACACAGAGTGAAGGTGAACCAATATAGAGAGAGAGTTTCGATATGTTACTTTGTTTTTCCAGGAGAAGGAAGTGTTATACGAAGCTCGAACTATAAGCCTTTTACTTATAGTGATTTTCAGAAGCAAGTTCAGCAAGATGTTAAGGCCCTTGGCTACAAGGTTGGGTTGGATAGATTCAAGCTTCTTAGTACTGCTATTACTGAGGCGTGTTAA
- the LOC133805648 gene encoding uncharacterized protein LOC133805648 — translation MCSYLLKGVSFSVNNNNASIQILTASNYKKWKRDLEFSLGIMDLDFWLREDKPDAPTDSSTTTQRTLYAQWEKSNHLSLITMKRSIPEHILSGLLDTDAKMFFKVVEKMCNIGENVEARHLMDEITTIK, via the exons ATGTGTAGTTACTTGCTTAAAGGAG TATCTTTTTCTGTGAACAACAATAATGCCTCCATTCAAATTCTGACTGCCTCCAACTACAAGAAGTGGAAACGAGATCTGGAATTTAGTTTGGGAATAATGGACTTGGACTTCTGGTTGCGAGAAGATAAACCTGATGCTCCTACTGATTCAAGTACTACTACCCAGAGAACTCTCTATGCACAATGGGAAAAGTCAAATCATCTTAGTCTCATTACTATGAAGAGATCAATTCCTGAACATATATTGAGTGGTTTGCTAGACACTGATGCCAAAATGTTTTTCAAAGTTGTGGAAAAAATGTGTAACATTGGTGAGAATGTAGAAGCTCGACATCTCATGGATGAAATAACAACCATAAAGTAG